Proteins encoded together in one Porites lutea chromosome 2, jaPorLute2.1, whole genome shotgun sequence window:
- the LOC140926759 gene encoding uncharacterized protein: protein MSQTKLLSSGNLDWSEIIPYELTASPQDRNSTITASEVIIASASGLFYLILFMVGVLGVWMKSCARLCSSQGTFFVFFIGVLIASVNVFTNSDNLQVRLYFRSSSAIVIGIAYFLFGAFLFFSLPREGEHPRTMGHQQPSMGCVIGMITLPLFLIEALLLTFAYTKETKKSLEAHDPSGELWILVITDKSVFLLQKSIQMVMYFYLRATTLANAEYKDNADFYFRLLSYFNLIEWIDAQVNGDNDVLLSGPIIKTLDGWLDVFIVLYKALIIDYRLLCSLLFLEHSIEIATEAADENQQNNAPTISNMTPRNQLRMCGGYMMGGLFLTAPLFCALQYLDILNIKGWVEIFAIFVNVAILIFGTCFLLSNNLEDGGNKEAPGVKTMVCCLGAVGFICWLIKGAIAAYWAATTHDRAEWDAAKFCFRGCTAAFLMYLLMKVNAKALPLQNPTSTKNHFLVPILLLGIFSMFLETLIDQYLGPFEKKLRSEIDEQSLEILLEAGPPMYLGFLIHLVLHFIVIQSRIRRRRQANEGVGAGGDGGDAVDDHLLDMSLD from the exons ATGAGTCAGACGAAGCTTTTGAGCAGCGGAAACTTAGACTGGAGTGAGATCATTCCTTATGAATTAACAGCCTCTCCCCAAGATCGAAACTCAACAATCACCGCCTCTGAAGTTATCATCGCGTCTGCTTCTGGACTGTTTTACTTAATCTTATTTATGGTCGGCGTCCTTGGCGTTTGGATGAAGTCCTGCGCCAGGCTATGCTCCTCTCAAGGAACTTTCTTCGTTTTCTTTATTGGCGTGTTGATCGCTTCCGTAAATGTCTTCACCAATTCAGACAACCTACAGGTCAGACTCTACTTCCGTTCATCTTCAGCCATTGTTATTGGCATAGCTTACTTTCTGTTTggagcttttcttttcttttcactgCCAAGGGAAGGAGAACATCCACGAACGATGGGCCACCAACAGCCTTCGATGGGGTGTGTTATCGGAATGATAACATTGCCCCTGTTTTTAATCGAAGCCTTGCTGTTAACTTTTGCCTATACAAAGGAAACTAAGAAGTCGCTCGAGGCCCACGACCCTTCTGGGGAATTATGGATTTTAGTTATAACAGACAAATCAGTATTTCTCCTTCAAAAGTCTATTCAGATGGTCATGTATTTTTATCTACGTGCCACGACTCTTGCTAACGCCGAATACAAGGACAACGCCGACTTTTATTTTAGACTACTATCTTACTTCAACTTGATCGAGTGGATTGACGCTCAGGTGAATGGCGATAATGATGTTTTATTAAGTGGACCCATTATTAAAACGCTAGATGGCTGGTTGGATGTATTCATAGTACTTTATAAAGCTTTGATTATTGATTACCGTTTACTATGTAGCTTGCTCTTCCTGGAACATTCCATAGAGATTGCAACTGAAGCCGCCGATGAGAACCAACAAAATAATGCTCCAACGATTAGTAACATGACACCAAGGAATCAACTGAGAATGTGTGGTGGATATATGATGGGTGGTTTGTTCCTTACTGCCCCTCTGTTCTGTGCCCTTCAATATCTGGACATCCTTAACATAAAAGGATGGGTGGAGAtattcgccatttttgtcaacGTGGCAATCTTAATTTTTGGAACATGCTTTCTTCTTAGCAATAACTTAGAGGATGGTGGAAATAAAGAAGCACCTGGCGTGAAGACCATG GTTTGCTGCTTAGGTGCAGTTGGATTTATTTGTTGGTTGATAAAAGGAGCCATTGCCGCTTACTGGGCAGCTACTACGCATGACCGAGCTGAATGGGATGCTGCAAAGTTTTGTTTTCGTGGATGCACAGCAGCATTCCTTATGTATTTACTCATGAAAGTTAACGCAAAGGCCCTGCCGTTACAAAATCCAACCTCGacaaaaaatcactttttgGTTCCCATTCTTCTGTTAGGCATATTTTCCATGTTCTTGGAAACGTTGATTGATCAGTACCTTGGACCGTTCGAGAAAAAACTCAG AAGTGAAATCGATGAACAGAGCTTGGAGATTCTCTTGGAGGCTGGTCCACCAATGTATCTTGGATTCTTGATTCATCTGGTTTTGCACTTTATAGTAATCCAATCAAGAATCCGCAGACGACGACAAGCTAACGAAGGGGTTGGCGCAGGAGGTGATGGTGGTGATGCCGTGGATGACCACTTATTAGATATGTCTTTGGATTGA
- the LOC140925860 gene encoding uncharacterized protein — protein MASIKVDDLLTSVKPFDPNGEPSSIGRRWQRWLKGFSLYADSKGLIIQADKADNKVQRRALLLHCAGEQVQEIFETLADTGSAAEYEKAVNALNAYFIPKVNSTYQNHLFRSMEQREGETVAQFVTRLRQVVKDCDYGDQADNQIRDQVVQRCTSHDLRRKLLEKGDTLTLEVLLKTAASFEAVQAQLESMKSRGVTVNQVRDSSENKHYHKGKKISGEPGNKTCYRCGNTGHFGRDPECPAKGKTCRSCGGADHFSSQCRSKESKRRGDKKPKEKRKVRYMQGENDDEEDEYAFTVKSMSQPEKVQVIVGGCVVKMVIDSGASTNIVDKGLWNDLKRQKIVCVSKKCDKKLYAYGSKEPLKVLGTFSALTKVAESEVQAEFVVIDGEGEALLGRETALQLGVLKLGAPVYTVQSKEVIMSDYKGVFDGVGEEEG, from the exons atgGCCTCTATCAAAGTGGATGATCTACTAACAAGTGTAAAACCCTTCGATCCGAACGGCGAACCGTCGAGCATTGGTAGGCGATGGCAACGATGGCTTAAAGGTTTTTCGTTATATGCCGACAGCAAGGGCCTCATCATCCAAGCAGACAAAGCCGACAATAAAGTGCAAAGAAGGGCTCTACTTTTGCATTGTGCCGGGGAACAAGTGCAAGAAATCTTCGAAACTTTGGCTGATACGGGCTCAGCGGCCGAGTATGAGAAAGCTGTGAATGCGTTAAACGCATATTTCATTCCAAAGGTAAATTCGACATACCAAAATCATCTTTTCCGAAGTATGGAACAGCGTGAGGGTGAAACGGTGGCTCAGTTCGTGACAAGGTTAAGACAAGTTGTTAAAGATTGTGATTACGGTGATCAGGCGGATAATCAAATTCGAGATCAAGTTGTTCAGCGGTGTACGTCCCATGATTTAAGGCGGAAATTGCTTGAGAAAGGTGACACTTTAACCCTAGAAGTTCTACTTAAAACGGCTGCGTCCTTTGAGGCTGTGCAAGCTCAGCTGGAGAGTATGAAGAGTAGAGGCGTTACTGTGAATCAAGTTCGTGACTCAAGCGAAAACAAGCATTATCATAAAGGGAAGAAGATATCGGGTGAGCCTGGAAACAAAACATGTTATCGATGCGGCAACACAGGACATTTTGGACGAGACCCTGAATGCCCCGCGAAAGGAAAAACCTGCAGGTCATGTGGTGGTGCTGATCATTTTTCCTCGCAATGCAGAAGCAAGGAGAGTAAACGTAGAGGCGATAAGAAGCCAAAAGAGAAGAGGAAAGTGAGATATATGCAGGGAGAAAATGACGACGAGGAAGATGAGTATGCGTTCACTGTAAAATCAATGTCACAGCCGGAAAAAGTTCAGGTAATTGTGGGTGGTTGTGTTGTGAAAATGGTGATTGATTCAGGGGCGAGCACTAACATTGTAGACAAAGGTCTATGGAATGACCTAAAGCGGCAGAAGATTGTCTGTGTATCCAAGAAATGTGACAAGAAGCTTTACGCGTATGGAAGCAAGGAGCCATTGAAAGTTTTGGGGACATTTTCAGCGTTGACGAAAGTAGCTGAGAGCGAGGTTCAAGCTGAATTTGTTGTCATCGATGGTGAAGGAGAAGCACTACTTGGAAGAGAAACCGCGTTGCAACTAGGTGTGTTGAAATTAGGGGCTCCAGTTTATACAGTGCAATCCAAAGAAGTGATCATGTCTGATTACAAAGGAGTATTTGATGGTGTAG GTGAAGAAGAAGGTTGA
- the LOC140928051 gene encoding inter-alpha-trypsin inhibitor heavy chain H4-like — protein sequence MEYSVCLFILVSYVEIAHARVFSADLNARSVNRLPRDVQNTVLTPLRFHVASKISARFASTLVTSVMENKSPQNKEALFLVYLPQAAFISNFSMVVGDKLYLGQVKEKTAAREEYENAKNNSLNTGLVSQSNDRAVRGMDRFEIRINVAPNSTAEFRLNYQQLLERRKGFYEQVISVRPKQIVPVLNISLDIQEPQDLTYVDVMKIRKEPSDSLVRGNPLAVTRQASPKSVYIEYSPSEEEQKRQGFDGIDGDFIVRYDVHHGKDESVIQVLGSYFVQFFSPSGLNSIAKNVVFVIDVSGSMSGEKISQTREAMHAILSQLRPGDSFNIVLFSGTVSVWKSKVFLVDAGSIQAAKTFVDERVKASGSTNINEALIVALNLLKHSIQQSNSEIAGKFPMVLFLTDGEPTAGETNTLQIRRNILASNGIKAPIFALGFGFSLNFDFLTALSTESEGTARRIYQDKDAASQLEGFFDEISTPLLLRIRFEYPETLVNEKHTTALSFAHYYNGSELVVSGKLKEGVSSRMMSMNIRGYDGQKNVTYSPASRTLLELTIPSNELLIEDLTERLWAYMKIKQLLVQLLVSTDAHEQESLKSEALRLSLKYNFVTPLTSFVVVQSDEYLVAADAKLGQAYSAGHKVPFPRLSFLLISLFFFMFVE from the exons ATGGAGTACTCTGTGTGCTTATTTATTCTTGTGAGCTACGTTGAAATTGCACACGCCAGAGTGTTCTCGGCTGATCTAAATGCACGTTCCGTGAATCGCCTTCCAAGGGATGTGCAAAATACCGTGTTAACACCGCTACGTTTTCATGTAGCGTCCAAAATATCTGCACGGTTTGCAAGTACACTTGTGACAAGTGTCATGGAGAACAAATCTCCACAGAACAAGGAAGCTTTGTTTCTTGTTTACCTTCCTCAAGCTGCCTTCATCTCCAACTTCTCGATGGTAGTTGGTGACAAACTGTACCTTGGACAGGTAAAGGAAAAGACTGCAGCTAGAGAAGAGTACGAAAACGCGAAGAACAATAGTTTAAATACGGGGCTTGTAAGTCAAAGTAACGACCGCGCTGTACGAGGAATGGATAGATTTGAAATCAGAATTAACGTGGCACCTAACAGCACGGCTGAATTTCGTTTAAACTATCAACAGCTCTTGGAAAGAAGAAAAGGTTTCTACGAACAGGTAATTAGTGTTCGCCCGAAACAGATCGTCCCTGTGCTCAACATTTCACTTGATATTCAAGAGCCTCAAGACCTAACCTATGTGGACGTGATGAAGATACGCAAAGAACCGAGCGATTCGCTGGTAAGGGGTAATCCTCTAGCTGTGACCAGACAGGCATCGCCTAAATCGGTTTATATCGAGTACAGTCCAAgtgaagaagaacaaaaaaggCAGGGATTTGATGGAATTGACGGAGACTTTATAGTAAG GTACGATGTGCATCACGGGAAAGATGAAAGCGTTATACAGGTACTTGGCTCctattttgttcagtttttctctCCAAGTGGGTTAAACTCGATCGCAAAAAACGTGGTCTTTGTGATTGATGTAAGTGGTTCTATGTCTGGAGAGAAGATTTCCCAAACTCGCGAAGCCATGCACGCTATTTTAAGTCAACTCCGTCCGGGGGACTCGTTCAATATCGTTCTTTTCAGTGGCACGGTATCTGTGTGGAAGTCTAAGGTATTCCTAGTCGATGCTGGAAGCATACAGGCTGCAAAAACCTTTGTGGATGAACGAGTGAAGGCATCAGGTTCTACCAACATCAATGAAGCCCTGATTGTGGCTCTCAATTTACTCAAGCACAGCATTCAACAATCAAACTCTGAAATCGCTGGCAAGTTTCCTATGGTGCTGTTTCTTACAGATGGGGAGCCAACGGCTGGAGAAACAAACACACTACAGATACGTCGAAACATTCTTGCCTCAAATGGAATTAAAGCGCCCATTTTTGCTCTTGGTTTTGGCTTTAGCCTGAACTTTGATTTCCTAACAGCATTATCCACAGAGAGTGAGGGAACAGCACGCAGGATTTACCAAGACAAAGACGCTGCAAGTCAGCTTGAGGGATTCTTTGACGAGATCAGCACACCTTTACTACTAAGAATCAGATTCGAGTACCCAGAAACCCTCGTGAATGAAAAACATACAACTGCACTTTCATTCGCGCATTACTATAATGGATCAGAACTTGTGGTAAGTGGAAAGCTTAAAGAGGGTGTTTCCTCTAGGATGATGTCCATGAATATTCGCGGTTATGACGGCCAAAAAAATGTCACGTACTCTCCGGCGTCACGCACTCTTCTTGAGCTGACTATTCCCTCGAATGAATTGCTCATAGAGGATCTGACCGAGCGTCTTTGGGCCTACATGAAGATCAAACAATTACTTGTTCAGCTTTTGGTCTCTACTGATGCCCACGAACAAGAGAGTCTAAAATCTGAGGCGCTTCGGTTGTCACTGAAGTACAACTTTGTCACGCCACTAACCTCCTTCGTCGTGGTCCAGTCTGACGAGTACTTAGTAGCAGCGGACGCCAAGCTGGGCCAGGCTTACTCTGCAGGACACAAAGTGCCTTTTCCTCGACTGTCATTCCTTTTGATcagtttattcttttttatgttTGTCGAATAG